The sequence AGGCATTCCTGCTCAAGCACGATGCCGGCTACACATATGACGAGGTTGCCGCGATGACGGAAGCCACGCCGAGTGCCGTGAAGATGCGTGTGCACCGTGCACGCGAGACGCTGCGCGAGTTTCTCACTGAGCAGGGTGTGACAGCTGCGTAGTGACAATCCGATATGTGCCGATCGTCTCAATGACAGGGCATGAAGGACACGATGGGCGGTAGAATCATGACACCGCCCACTCACTCGAGGAGGACAGCATGACACACATGAGGTCAAAGATCCTGACGCTGATGGTTCCGGCAATGCTGCTCGCGCCGGCTGCACTGTCGGCACAGAGCGCGGAGACGAATGCAACCGCGCGGGCACAGGCGCGCATCGACGCCGCAATGGAAGCGGCAGCGCGCGCGCGCATTCCGGCCGAGCTGATCGAGAGCAAGATTGCGGAGGGGCGTGCGAAGGCAGTGGCCGAGGAGCGTATTGCGGCCGCCGTCGAAGCGCGCGTCGCCGGTCTCGTACGTGCTTCGGAGGCACTGCAACGCGCCGGCATCGAGGCCCGCGGCGCAGGCGAGCTGTCCGTCACGGCGGATGCGCTCGAAGCCGGCGTCAGCGAGAGCGCCGTAGTCCGCATCAGCCGGGACGCGCC is a genomic window of Longimicrobiales bacterium containing:
- a CDS encoding sigma factor-like helix-turn-helix DNA-binding protein, whose translation is GLDFMKNVRRATIPLSSMANADTIEDARGGSNELDLTMRAALDRLPAPMREAFLLKHDAGYTYDEVAAMTEATPSAVKMRVHRARETLREFLTEQGVTAA